Proteins encoded within one genomic window of Choristoneura fumiferana chromosome 28, NRCan_CFum_1, whole genome shotgun sequence:
- the LOC141443704 gene encoding enhancer of rudimentary homolog, whose product MSHTILLVQPGPRPETRTYSDYESVNECMEGVCKIYEEHLKRRNPNSPTITYDISQLFDFVDQLADLSCLVYQKSTNTYAPYNKDWIKEKIYVYCDAQPAAGEGDINIVIVISKVFN is encoded by the exons ATG TCTCACACAATATTGCTGGTGCAGCCAGGCCCTAGGCCAGAAACTAGGACCTACTCCGACTATGAGAGCGTAAATGAGTGCATGGAAGGAGTATGCAAAATATACGAGGAGCATTTGAAGAGGCGAAATCCTAATTCGCCGACTATCACTTACGACATTTCGCAGCTCTTCGATTTCGTTGATCAG CTTGCAGACCTCAGTTGTCTGGTGTATCAAAAGTCGACGAACACTTATGCTCCGTACAACAAAGATTGGATCAAAGAGAAGATCTATGTGTACTGTGACGCACAGCCAGCTGCTGGCGAAGGCGATATAAATATAGTCATAGTCATATCTAAAGtcttcaattaa